From a single Arachis hypogaea cultivar Tifrunner chromosome 3, arahy.Tifrunner.gnm2.J5K5, whole genome shotgun sequence genomic region:
- the LOC140182781 gene encoding myosin-8-like: protein MVAVATPTVGSHVWVEDSEVAWIDSEVLEVNEEEVKVSCTLRKTTYTGNILIAVNPFIKLPHLYDSHMMAQYKGAVFSELSPHPFAIADAVYRKYMIECGLGCYLR, encoded by the exons ATG GTTGCTGTTGCTACTCCTACAGTTGGGTCCCATGTTTGGGTTGAGGATTCTGAAGTAGCATGGATAGATAGTGAAGTCTTGGAGGTTAATGAAGAAGAAGTTAAAGTCTCTTGCACTTTACGGAAGACG ACTTACACTGGAAATATATTGATTGCGGTGAACCCTTTCATAAAGCTTCCTCATTTATATGATAGTCATATGATGGCACAATATAAAGGAGCAGTGTTTAGTGAGCTAAGTCCACATCCCTTTGCCATTGCAGATGCTGTATATAG AAAATACATGATAGAATGTGGGTTAGGCTGTTATCTTCGATGA